AAATCCTTAGAACAGATAAACTCAATAACATACCTAATGAGATGCTGTACTAATGACTTATCCAATCAACATCAACCCTATTACTATTTTCAAGATCAAAGAAAGTGAACTTGACAATATCTCCATGACTGAAATAGTTTTCCCTGCAGAAAATAGCCCAACTATCCACTTCATAGCTTGTGACTTGGTCTTGATCTACTAACTTAATAATTGGAGATAACATAGGCTCAGCTACTGGTCCTTCAAGCAGCAAGGAATTGTGATAAGAAGTAATATATTCACCCAACTCTTGGTTAAGTATCTGAAAtgggaaaaattgaaaaaagttacaaaataaacCAGTTGATAATTGCAAAGTTATTTAGTCATTTATAATAATACTCAACTAATTGTATTGTAGAGTTAGGATCAGAAGGAATAGCAACATCAAAACTCAATGAATCATTTGGTTTAGCAGATAGAGAGTGAAATGAGGGTAATCCATAGGTTGAGGAATCCCTAGTTGGATTAAGCACCAAGTGAAACATGCTGTCACCATAATACTCTAAACCAAAAAGATGATAATGATTCTGCAAATCCAAATGTTCACGAATCTCTGTCCATCCATTTGTTAGTCTAGGTTGATTGACATCGCCATTCCAAGTAACTAAATACATGTAGTTGCAGCAAAATAATTTCCATTGATGATCTAACTCATGAGAGTATTGTTGTGCGAAGGAGGGATCAATTTCACCATATGGCTGTCCAATATCAGATGCAAGTTACATAAggatgaaaatttaaaaatgtaaCATAAAAATAGTAGACATATGCATAAAAAATGTTACTTGAACTTACAACACCATTGACATGAACTGTATATGTAATTGATTTTTGAATCCTGGAACCAAGATATAAACTGATATCCTCATAATATGTTGGCATGTTTAAACTTAAGTGAAGTGTATAATAAGTGAAGATCAAATGTTATGAAGGTgtatttaaagtaaaaattgACATGTGATAGTCATAAATAAGTTGTTGTAGTTGGTATACTGCATTTAAATGTTGGAGGTTGGATAAGTCATTAATATGGAGACTACATAAAGGGAGCAATAACTGAAATGTATATATTACAACCAAGTAGGCATAATGTGTTTAAGTTCACGGCCAACACATCAACAAAACATAGGTACCTAAAGCATAATATCATACACAACACATGTAGTGTTGGTATAAgacaaaacatcaacaaattaattaagtagCTACAACTTTAAAGTTTTGTTCAGCATAATACCTAAACTAAATACTTAAGCTATCCATTATACATTCCATTGATTCACTCCTTTTTTGGAACCTTGAGTCCCTTTTTGCCTGATGCCTTTCCTCCAACTTTCAACATCTTTGTGGATGACTGCTTTTCTCCAATGACATCCTCAAGTTCAGCATTATGGGGAGTAGACATAAGGTCGTTCCCTGACCTCTTTGATGGTGTCTTCATCCCCAATATATCAGGATCAATTTCATCAGAAGCAGACAGAGAAAACtgaaaatatgatataaagcaaactaaattcaaataaaaatatgaaatatacaTAGTCAAAATATAATAAGCGAAGAGATAAACTTGATTGGACGTACAGTCGGTATAACAATTTCATCACCATCGGCAACATCTGCATCAGTATCAGTAGGCTGCAATGAATCATGTAATTacaattttatgtttcaattaatgttgttttcAGGATAATAACCAATATTAGAAAAACTTGGTTAAGAAGTTTTCTAACCTCAACCTCATCTTTCTTTTGGACTATAGATTCAGCAGTACTATTgtcctgaaaaaaaaaaacaacaattgaaTTCAAAGATTGTAGATGTTTATGATACCAATATTATGAATACTAAAGAAGTAAATTATGAATAACTTTGTTACCTCAATTAATAATGTAGATTTATCATCTTGTATCTGTCCTTGTGGAGCCTAAAAAATGATAACATGGAATGAGACTTAATTGACTTAATATGAATTCCAAGATGATGGTAAAAAAACTATAAGAAAGAgatatatattattagatgGAAACATAGTAATATCCTTACATCAGCAGGTGAGAACATCGCAGCAATTTCATTGATAAAGTCATCTCCTTGGTTGATTTGAATGACTGATCCAGTTTTCCACTTGGGTTGCCACTTAACTTTGACAGCAATTTTTTTCCCAGTAATTAGATCGATTTCCTCAGGATAATCCAGAGGATCCGTTATTCCATCctaatatattgaaaaatttaaaatataatcagGAGAAATGTAGTTGACAAAATCATATAATCAgtatatatgtagatgacaaaaacaactacaaaactATATCATATTgtaagagtttaattttgaCCTGCAACATTTGAGCACGTAGAACAGTTGCACTCTTGCCAATCAATTGCTCACACTCGCGGTCCCAGAAAACAAATGTTGCCTTAACATCTCCATCACCAACCTCAACATCCAGCTTGTACCTGTAATTTAGTAACTAATCATTTGTTGACAATACAATGCTATTCATGTATAATGTTTTAAATTATACCGGGTGTGAATTAATCGACATACATAACGTTTACCTCAGAATTTCTGCTTCAGTTTCATGACCATCTCCACATATAAAAGGAGGAGCAGCACCAAAGCATTGTTTAGGGCATTTGAAGCAAGTCATATAGTACCATCCATACTTTGTAGGCTTGATCTTAATTGTCTTGATAATCGTCAGACATTTGGTTTCCTGGCCAATTTAGAGTTACACATTTGTCATTaattaagtttaattttaacttttgatGAAATTATAACATCACTGGTGTTCCGTTCCATGTTTTACCTGTGGTAGTTGCACCATTTTTGTCAGTGTAATCAGTTCTGCATTGTGCATGAATGTTTGTTGCGGTGTGTACTGGGAACTTCCATACGATTGGCTCATCATTTGTGTCGGAGTTTCAGCAAACCGATCAACAGTACCATTTTCAATCCCAGCAAGTAACCTTATAATATAACATATAACATTTGTAGATAGTTAGTTCAAAATTATATTGCAAAgatcaaaagtaaaaaataatgagATAGACCTTTTCTTGAAGTCAATAATCTCTGGAACTTCTTCATTGATGAAAAGCTTTGTTGTGTTCCATGTGTTTGAAATTGTCAATGGCCATTTTCCTAAAAATATTATGTATCTATCAATAATAGTTCGTACTTgataaattttacaaaagttCAAACCTATATATTGTACCTTCTTTTTTGATTTTAGCATATTTCATGAAAACGATAATTGGATCACCCTTAGCTTCATTCTGAACATTGAAGAACTTAAGTGCATAGTTTTGCCATAGAGTGCATGCAATTGGAATGTTCCTACCAATAATACAATAGGCAAGTTAGTATACAATCAAGTCTGACATGTCGCAGGATATACAATAAAAAGTGGAAAATATACCCAAGGTCTCGAAGAGTAAGGTTAACTTGAACTTTCCTATTTCCATGAGTAGGTTGTGAATAACCAACTTGATCAACCAGTCCAATAACATCTGAACACACACAACAAAATTTGTAAACTCCAAAAATTGAttgtaataaataaatgtaaacgAACATTAAAATATACCATATAATAGATTTTCATGAAAGTCAAGGTTGGCAATCTCAGTGAAAGGTTTAATGTTTGTGACTGCATCACCAATTTTTTGAACATTGACATCTTTAACTATAGTTCCACCATTGAACCTCAGCTTGTAAACATGATTTGAGGTTTTGTAAAGGTCATCATTCTTTGAGACTTGAAAGTTTTGCATAGTGTAAGTGTTGTTGACACTTAAATCAATTAGTTGTTCATTATTCTGAATAACCTCATGAGGAATGAAAACGGATATGTCATCTCcctgaaatataaataaaagccTTGTAATAATACTTGTTTGGTACAAAGTTTTATGTGCCTAATGATTCCACACTTTGAAATTCTCTGACAAACACATATATTGTTTcatgttttaaaaatcaattatcaatGATTTATGGAATTTTGTAAACTCAAAGATGAACAATGATGTTTTGAACACATACTTTTGAACACATGGTCATTGACAGAAAATGTTTGAATACAATAATTATTCAATGAGATATTGAACACATACTTTTGAACACATACTCATATCAATCAAATGTTTGAATAGActaatatttattcattttcaaacttgaatacaaacttatattttggaatgtATAACCATAGAGGTAAAACATTGCAAATACctttaatgtaataataatgattttaaAACCAACAACATCAGTTAAGATTCAGTAATAATTACACATTGTTAAAGGGATAACCTTATGATCAAAAACCAGCAACTCAATGGACTGTTTTCCATCCTTCAAGTTACTCCATTTTTCTTTGACCTTAACTGAAATCTTCCAAAGATCTTTTCCATCGTTGATATCTTTGACACATTCGAACTTTCTTGCCATTTTCCTGGACCAAAACATCAAATAAAACTGACATTAATCCTTGTGTTTAAAAAaccacaaataaaattaatttgtcatAGATCTTCTCTTTGGTAGGTGTTATACAAAGAACATGAAGTTTAAAGAAAGAGGGACAAGTTTTTATAAACCATGAAACAACTTCAACTTATATGATTAAGTTATAAACCATGAAACAACTTAATGAAAAACTTTGCAACCGTTGATCCGAGAGTAACAAATATTGCAAGAAGCATGACTTGAAGAacttgaagaagatgaagatgtacATGAAAGAAGACGTCTTACCTTTGGTTTCCGGAGAGAAGAGTTTGAGATGATATCGGGTAATGTGAAGGAAATGAACAGCATAGGGAAACTGAAGTTCTTTTGTCAGTTTGAAAAATTTCAAAGGAAAAGTTTATGATGTGacataaagtaaaaaattgGAAACCAATTGGTAGACTTGATATGCAACCATGGCTTGCATAAAAGTTGCATTTTGTCTCACAATATCTTCATTTGGCTTAGTTAGCCAGCCATGTGGCTCGGTTAGCCACCAATCTGGTTCCATTACTTAATTTTTGGACTGCATTTGCCCTTGAAATGGACACTTGGCAATTTATGAAGGAAGGGCAAAATTGATTTTTCCATAGTATTGAAATTTCTTATATTGTAATAGATagacaaattaaaataagaCGACCCTTAAACAAACAATCGAACAtcgagacttcttaacacagcCCCTCATGctcagcactattgggcttggtacgTAGATATAAACGGTGGATGGctcgatagcggaaacctgataacaggtggtcCAACGAATCGGGAagatgctctgataccatagtTTTTGGCCTAACTTATCCTTACAAAAATTACCCAACTTATCCTAataaaattttttgttcaaagtAGCTATGTAGTAACTTTTAAAAGTGACTATTTTGAATATATCCTTTGAACAAAAATTTGAGAGTTGTTACTTTTGAATGGATTGAGTTGAGAGTTGTTACTTAAAAACAGCCCAACGAATACAAAGGGAGTAGCTCCAATATTACATATGTTTATTCCCACCAACCAACACATTGAACTCTCTTGTCTCCCACACCTACTTGGTTTAGAATCTTGTACTTTATAATACTGACAATACAACTCATATGAAGCTATCAACATAGCAAGTCACCTCCACTCAGGGACCCCACTCCTTCAATTATCTTTTAACcaataaataatcatttttaCATGTTGCCCTCACATCAAATTTTGTCTTGCCCACACACTGACAGGCCAACTCTGTTTAAGTTTTGCAACTGTAGTATACGTTGTTAAAAGTATGATCAccttgttattttaaattttaatttggtctcatatatttaaaaaaaattaagctcgTTTATTACGTTACAAACGTTACAATAAGTTAATCCACTTAGTCAAGTTTCTGTTTATATCATCCACGTAGATAACTTAATTAAGATGTGCCACATGAAAGGTTTTTgacgaaattaactcaaaatttgatgacaaagacaAACCTATATActcttttattataattataattatttataacaaATGAAATTGACCGCACTAATCAAAAGTTCTAGATCCGTCCCTGCCTCCACTCTCTTCTGCTCGGTCTACTCTCCATAGAAATATTCATAAactcattttgtttttatcttttgaGCAATGGAAGATCCATAACTATTTCCCTGAAAAACTCCACAAGAAAATCTAACTTTTTCGGTGTATCGCTGTTCGGCCCTCTCTTAAATCAGCTCGAACCTCTCTCTCAGCTCGGCTATACTCTACAAGGCATTATCTCCCATACCATTCTTTTATACAAGTAATagacaaattaaaataagatgACCCTTAAACAAACAATCAAACATCGATCTATAAAAcgcaaataaaaacaaaagaatagaTCTCCAAATGTGCAAGTTTAGAAGGTTCGGAAATATCTCCCATACACAATCAAACACATATACAATAAATATCATTTATCCTTACACCAATCTAACTCGATACATAATCTCACTTGTAAATCTATTTAAAGTTCGGAAACACCTATACAATAAATATCACTTAACCTTACACCAATCTAACTCGATACGAAAGAGATAATCATTTGTCTCTACAGTCTTGAAACCTTCACCAATCTTGATCACTTTAACATATGAGAACTTTTGCTCGGAGAAGCGCGATGAATAATCATGACGACTATATTTAGTTACAAGGCTACCCCAAACCTTAGGATTAACATCGGAACTCTCTATTTTGAGCTTTAATAACACCTTAATGATAACACGAACTGCATATCCGAAAGCCATCTGATATAAGCATattcaaacaaaagaaaataatattaattaatttcatattcAAAAACATATTAATTTAGAGATAGTATTCTATTCAAACACTAAAACACTTG
This genomic interval from Trifolium pratense cultivar HEN17-A07 linkage group LG6, ARS_RC_1.1, whole genome shotgun sequence contains the following:
- the LOC123892173 gene encoding uncharacterized protein LOC123892173, giving the protein MQNFQVSKNDDLYKTSNHVYKLRFNGGTIVKDVNVQKIGDAVTNIKPFTEIANLDFHENLLYDVIGLVDQVGYSQPTHGNRKVQVNLTLRDLGNIPIACTLWQNYALKFFNVQNEAKGDPIIVFMKYAKIKKEGKWPLTISNTWNTTKLFINEEVPEIIDFKKRLLAGIENGTVDRFAETPTQMMSQSYGSSQYTPQQTFMHNAELITLTKMVQLPQETKCLTIIKTIKIKPTKYGWYYMTCFKCPKQCFGAAPPFICGDGHETEAEILRYKLDVEVGDGDVKATFVFWDRECEQLIGKSATVLRAQMLQDGITDPLDYPEEIDLITGKKIAVKVKWQPKWKTGSVIQINQGDDFINEIAAMFSPADAPQGQIQDDKSTLLIEDNSTAESIVQKKDEVEPTDTDADVADGDEIVIPTFSLSASDEIDPDILGMKTPSKRSGNDLMSTPHNAELEDVIGEKQSSTKMLKVGGKASGKKGLKVPKKE
- the LOC123890773 gene encoding uncharacterized protein LOC123890773, translating into MPTYYEDISLYLGSRIQKSITYTVHVNGVPYGEIDPSFAQQYSHELDHQWKLFCCNYMYLVTWNGDVNQPRLTNGWTEIREHLDLQNHYHLFGLEYYGDSMFHLVLNPTRDSSTYGLPSFHSLSAKPNDSLSFDVAIPSDPNSTIQLILNQELGEYITSYHNSLLLEGPVAEPMLSPIIKLVDQDQVTSYEVDSWAIFCRENYFSHGDIVKFTFFDLENSNRVDVDWISH